A window of Ignavibacterium sp. contains these coding sequences:
- a CDS encoding cation diffusion facilitator family transporter: MTQKEDNFSVNKRAAIISMAVGLLMFTAKISAYLITGSSAIFSDAAESVVHIFATGMALFSIIFSNKPADQSHFYGHGNVEYFSAGIEGFLIIVAAVVIIYESAKDLILGVELQKMDIGLYVITAAGIINLLLGLFLIRTGKKTGSLTLVADGKHVLTDSYTSIGVMVGIILVLFTGIKEIDPIFAIIVATNILFTGYKLIRQSIGGLMNETDEEILKKISDLLLSIRKDYWIDLHQLRFWTSGERVFIDFHLIVPFYFTVKQSHDEEDFIKSELQKIFPNVDLKIHFDYCWDDLCKLCSFEECPHRKEIFSEKFLWNKEKLIGGTIIPKAG, from the coding sequence ATGACTCAGAAAGAAGATAATTTCAGCGTAAATAAACGTGCTGCAATAATTTCAATGGCAGTCGGACTGTTAATGTTTACTGCAAAGATTTCTGCATACTTAATTACCGGTTCATCAGCAATTTTTTCAGATGCTGCAGAATCAGTAGTTCATATTTTCGCAACAGGAATGGCACTTTTCAGTATTATCTTCAGCAACAAACCGGCTGATCAATCACATTTTTATGGACACGGGAATGTAGAGTATTTTTCTGCTGGCATCGAGGGCTTTTTAATTATTGTTGCTGCAGTAGTAATTATATATGAAAGTGCAAAAGATTTGATTCTTGGTGTCGAACTTCAGAAAATGGATATTGGTCTTTATGTTATTACAGCTGCTGGAATTATTAATCTTTTGTTGGGTTTGTTTTTAATCCGTACTGGAAAGAAAACTGGTTCTCTGACTCTTGTTGCGGATGGTAAACATGTTTTAACTGATTCTTATACTAGCATTGGAGTAATGGTTGGAATTATTCTGGTACTATTCACAGGAATAAAAGAAATCGATCCGATATTTGCTATTATAGTTGCGACGAACATTCTTTTCACAGGCTATAAGCTTATTCGTCAATCCATTGGTGGACTGATGAATGAAACTGATGAAGAGATATTAAAAAAGATTTCTGACTTATTGCTTTCTATCAGAAAAGACTATTGGATTGACCTTCATCAATTAAGATTCTGGACTTCCGGCGAAAGAGTCTTTATTGATTTTCATTTGATTGTTCCATTTTACTTTACAGTTAAACAATCACACGATGAGGAAGATTTTATTAAGTCCGAATTGCAAAAAATATTTCCGAATGTTGATTTGAAAATTCATTTTGATTATTGCTGGGATGATCTTTGCAAACTCTGTTCGTTTGAGGAATGTCCACATCGCAAAGAAATATTTTCAGAAAAGTTTTTGTGGAATAAAGAGAAACTGATTGGTGGTACAATCATTCCGAAAGCCGGATAG
- a CDS encoding MFS transporter gives MSKKGKIFVWTLFDFANTSFSIIVVTFLYAVYFKKTVASGEPIGDLYWSFATSIAMVITAIISPILGAIADYSAGKKRFLLFFTALCILATASLYFVKEGTIFWGIFLFVIANIGFEAGLVFYDAFLPEITEPKNYGRVSGYGFAMGYLGSLATLAIVYPFITAEKVRETFVVSAIFFLIFSVPLFLFLRDSRKNIQVHESYIKIGVGRVLDTVKHLKHYKNLATFLLAFFFYIEGVNTVIYFSGNYASTTLGFTETELLIFFITVQTTAILGSVILGIVADSIGQKKTIIITLLLWLLTILLAIVIRDKTGFYIVGLLAGSAMGSSQSTSRSLMSKLTPPEKKTEFFGFYSFFGKSSAVLGPLVFGLVSYLTESQRIAIFSVGFFFLIGLFILTKVKEPAAENTIRLSE, from the coding sequence ATGAGTAAAAAGGGTAAAATATTTGTCTGGACCCTTTTTGATTTTGCAAACACATCTTTTTCTATCATCGTTGTTACTTTCCTTTATGCAGTGTACTTCAAAAAAACTGTTGCATCAGGTGAGCCGATTGGTGATTTATACTGGTCTTTCGCTACAAGCATTGCGATGGTTATTACCGCTATCATTTCTCCGATTCTCGGCGCTATTGCTGATTATTCGGCAGGCAAGAAAAGATTTTTATTATTCTTTACAGCTTTATGCATTCTTGCAACAGCTTCACTTTACTTTGTTAAAGAAGGAACAATTTTCTGGGGAATTTTTCTTTTTGTGATTGCAAATATTGGTTTCGAAGCAGGTCTTGTTTTTTACGATGCATTCCTTCCAGAAATTACAGAACCAAAAAATTACGGTAGAGTAAGTGGCTATGGTTTTGCAATGGGTTATTTGGGTTCGCTCGCAACACTTGCAATAGTTTATCCTTTCATTACTGCAGAAAAAGTCAGAGAGACATTTGTAGTATCAGCAATTTTCTTTCTCATTTTCTCAGTACCTTTATTTTTATTCTTACGAGATAGCAGAAAAAATATTCAGGTTCACGAATCATATATAAAAATTGGTGTTGGAAGAGTTCTCGATACAGTTAAACACCTGAAGCATTATAAAAACCTTGCAACATTTCTGCTTGCATTTTTCTTCTACATCGAAGGAGTAAACACAGTAATTTATTTCTCAGGTAATTATGCAAGCACAACTTTAGGTTTCACTGAAACTGAACTACTGATTTTTTTTATTACTGTACAAACCACGGCTATTCTTGGTTCTGTTATTCTTGGAATTGTTGCTGATTCGATTGGACAAAAGAAAACTATCATTATAACATTGCTACTTTGGCTACTGACAATATTACTTGCAATTGTTATTCGTGATAAAACAGGATTTTATATTGTAGGTTTGCTTGCCGGTTCTGCAATGGGTTCAAGCCAATCCACAAGCAGAAGTCTTATGTCAAAACTAACTCCACCGGAAAAGAAGACAGAGTTTTTTGGGTTTTATTCTTTTTTTGGTAAAAGCTCTGCCGTGCTCGGACCTCTTGTTTTTGGGTTGGTTAGTTATTTAACTGAAAGTCAGAGAATCGCAATTTTCTCGGTTGGATTTTTCTTTCTGATAGGTTTATTCATTCTAACGAAAGTTAAAGAGCCGGCTGCAGAAAATACTATCCGGCTTTCGGAATGA
- the nusB gene encoding transcription antitermination factor NusB, translating into MTKVFKRRIIREKVLQVLYAYEMNNDNLQSQIDEVFADTEEDSDKQFGLSLIYKVLPNRNKFDEMIKEKVSNWEMDRIALIDKILIRMGICELLYFEDIPPKVSINEVIEISKKFSTAGSAKFINGVLDAILNDLKKSGELKKAGRGLLDETITKKTPKKSE; encoded by the coding sequence ATGACAAAAGTATTCAAGAGAAGAATTATCAGAGAAAAAGTTTTACAGGTTCTTTACGCTTATGAAATGAATAATGATAATCTGCAATCACAAATTGATGAAGTGTTCGCAGATACTGAAGAAGATAGTGATAAGCAATTTGGACTTTCTTTGATTTACAAAGTTCTTCCCAACAGAAACAAATTTGATGAAATGATTAAAGAAAAAGTAAGTAATTGGGAAATGGATAGAATTGCACTCATCGACAAAATTTTAATACGAATGGGAATTTGTGAGCTTCTTTATTTTGAGGACATTCCGCCCAAAGTTTCAATTAATGAGGTAATCGAAATTTCAAAAAAATTCAGTACTGCTGGCAGCGCTAAATTTATTAACGGAGTTCTTGATGCTATTCTGAATGATTTGAAAAAATCTGGTGAATTGAAGAAAGCCGGTAGGGGACTTTTGGATGAAACAATTACTAAAAAAACTCCGAAGAAAAGTGAATGA
- a CDS encoding YdcF family protein: MKSAINENKTVLYLLMIAAFLQLLLLYFFKYQNQNLSILDINLEITGNLFNLIIYLIAILLLTFALINSKIKLNLKVLSSLMVVSYFFLVFGYVSTKINLPFNSIYIFGQFGNKLFTGLCYTIYQLMIFTLIFVLLLGLRKNQSKIFFKSLVLSLLVMIAFLVYSFFFIISREERVKLQPLDKRTSYTIVVLGAAVWSDNKPSPILAARVDKAIDLLENFNVDKLYLTGSNAPGELSEAEVALKYLKSKNISFQKVITENNTTSTTEQIQFIKNKLIEESKRNLIVVSDSFHLVRIKEISKFHHLNIKTIASELQLNFLSELYNKIRESLALTVFWFFAI, translated from the coding sequence ATGAAATCCGCCATTAACGAAAACAAAACTGTTCTGTATTTATTGATGATTGCTGCGTTTCTGCAACTCTTGTTACTTTATTTTTTTAAGTATCAGAATCAAAATCTTTCCATTCTTGATATCAATTTAGAAATCACCGGAAACCTTTTTAATCTTATTATCTATTTGATAGCTATCTTACTCTTAACTTTCGCATTGATTAATTCAAAGATTAAATTAAATCTCAAAGTTTTATCCTCACTAATGGTTGTATCTTATTTTTTCCTTGTGTTCGGCTATGTTTCAACCAAAATCAATTTGCCTTTTAATTCGATATATATTTTTGGTCAGTTTGGAAATAAATTATTTACCGGACTATGTTATACTATATATCAATTGATGATTTTTACTTTAATTTTTGTGTTACTTCTGGGATTAAGAAAAAATCAGAGCAAAATATTTTTTAAGTCCCTTGTTCTTTCTTTGTTAGTAATGATAGCATTTTTGGTTTATTCCTTCTTCTTTATTATTTCACGTGAAGAAAGAGTAAAACTTCAGCCACTTGATAAAAGAACTTCTTACACTATTGTGGTTTTAGGAGCGGCTGTTTGGTCAGATAATAAACCAAGTCCGATTCTTGCTGCAAGGGTTGACAAAGCGATTGATTTATTAGAAAATTTTAACGTTGATAAATTGTATCTTACTGGTAGTAATGCTCCCGGTGAACTGAGTGAAGCAGAAGTTGCGCTGAAATATCTCAAATCAAAAAATATTTCTTTTCAAAAAGTAATTACTGAGAATAATACAACTTCCACGACTGAGCAGATACAATTTATTAAAAATAAATTGATTGAAGAATCAAAGAGAAATTTAATAGTAGTTTCTGATTCATTTCATCTTGTCAGGATTAAAGAAATCAGTAAATTTCATCATCTTAATATTAAAACAATTGCATCTGAGCTGCAGTTAAATTTTTTATCGGAACTTTATAATAAAATAAGAGAATCATTGGCATTAACCGTGTTTTGGTTCTTTGCAATTTAA
- a CDS encoding energy transducer TonB, with protein MALVKSKKADLISRYKKSLELSYIAVLIIIITAFKFFPRFELNRLLITDQPVIITAVDITPTRQTEKVPPPPKPIIAVEATIDENFEDIIFEDTNEQKEVEIGKPPVDLNRKIIEEEEPFLPFSEVMPEPIGGIQAIQSKIVYPEIAKRAGVEGKVYVLAFVDENGDVRDAKIIKGIGAGCDEAALDAVKKTKFKPGKQRGKPVRVQVSIPVVFKLQ; from the coding sequence ATGGCACTCGTAAAATCAAAGAAAGCCGATTTGATCTCTCGCTATAAAAAATCTTTAGAATTAAGTTACATAGCCGTTTTAATAATTATTATTACTGCCTTTAAATTCTTCCCCAGATTTGAATTAAATAGATTACTGATTACTGATCAACCTGTTATTATTACAGCTGTTGATATAACTCCAACTAGACAAACTGAAAAAGTTCCACCTCCACCAAAGCCTATTATTGCAGTTGAAGCAACTATTGATGAAAATTTTGAAGATATAATTTTTGAGGATACGAATGAACAAAAAGAAGTGGAAATTGGGAAACCACCGGTAGACTTAAACAGGAAAATTATTGAAGAGGAAGAACCTTTTCTCCCATTTTCCGAGGTGATGCCAGAGCCGATTGGTGGAATTCAGGCAATTCAAAGCAAAATAGTTTATCCTGAAATTGCCAAAAGAGCAGGAGTTGAAGGTAAAGTATATGTTCTTGCTTTTGTTGATGAAAACGGTGATGTAAGAGATGCAAAAATTATTAAAGGCATTGGCGCTGGTTGCGATGAAGCAGCTCTTGATGCAGTAAAGAAAACTAAATTCAAACCTGGAAAACAAAGAGGTAAACCTGTAAGAGTTCAGGTGTCAATACCTGTAGTGTTCAAGCTTCAATAA
- a CDS encoding energy transducer TonB, with the protein MPLKRTKKADLMAKYRRVFEISLIASLVIMIVAFKFFPDFGGKEVKIEGPQELFTVEDIQQTKQENRPPPPPKPPIPIEAPSDEVLEDIEIGETEIDINANVEAPPPPKEDKKIVEEEPQYFVAVEEMPEPIGGIQAIQSKIVYPEIAKRAGVEGKVYVLAFVDENGDVRDAKIIKGIGAGCDEAALDAVKKTKFKPGKQRGKPVRVQVSIPVVFKLQ; encoded by the coding sequence ATGCCACTAAAAAGAACTAAAAAAGCTGATCTGATGGCTAAATACAGAAGAGTATTCGAGATCAGTTTAATCGCCTCCTTAGTTATTATGATTGTGGCTTTCAAATTCTTTCCTGATTTTGGAGGAAAGGAAGTTAAAATTGAAGGACCACAAGAGCTTTTTACTGTTGAAGATATTCAACAGACAAAACAGGAGAACAGACCTCCACCACCGCCAAAACCTCCTATCCCGATTGAGGCACCTTCTGATGAAGTGCTTGAAGATATTGAAATTGGAGAGACCGAAATTGACATTAATGCCAATGTAGAAGCTCCTCCACCTCCAAAGGAGGATAAAAAAATTGTTGAGGAAGAACCTCAGTACTTTGTAGCTGTAGAAGAAATGCCTGAACCGATTGGTGGAATCCAGGCAATTCAGAGCAAAATAGTTTATCCTGAAATTGCCAAAAGAGCAGGAGTTGAAGGTAAAGTATATGTTCTTGCTTTTGTTGATGAAAACGGTGATGTAAGAGATGCAAAAATTATTAAAGGCATTGGCGCTGGTTGCGATGAAGCAGCTCTTGATGCAGTAAAGAAAACTAAATTCAAACCTGGAAAACAAAGAGGTAAACCTGTAAGAGTTCAGGTGTCAATACCTGTAGTGTTCAAGCTTCAATAA
- a CDS encoding VanZ family protein: MKTNPRVFVFIYLPLIIHWITIFILTSLPSDQLPSVEIGDKVNHFLAFFVLGFFLNLTLKYQTKYPSLKKNILLITIIIAAGYGLLDELHQLFVPGRSAEVLDWVADFVGAISGSLLAEFLYRRFYIFINNFLKV, translated from the coding sequence TTGAAAACTAATCCCAGAGTATTTGTTTTTATTTATCTTCCTTTGATCATTCATTGGATAACAATTTTCATCTTAACAAGTTTACCTTCTGATCAGCTTCCATCTGTTGAAATTGGTGATAAGGTTAATCATTTCCTGGCATTTTTTGTATTGGGCTTTTTCCTAAACCTTACATTGAAATATCAAACTAAATATCCATCACTTAAAAAAAATATTTTACTGATTACTATTATTATTGCTGCCGGATATGGATTACTCGATGAGCTTCATCAGCTATTTGTGCCGGGAAGAAGTGCAGAGGTTCTGGATTGGGTTGCAGATTTTGTTGGTGCAATCTCCGGAAGTTTGTTAGCAGAATTTCTGTACCGAAGGTTTTATATTTTTATTAATAATTTTTTGAAAGTTTAG
- a CDS encoding NAD(P)H-hydrate dehydratase gives MIPLYSNSQIRALDSFAINQLQTPGIVLMENAALGISQTILSKFPLVKLVGIVCGKGNNGGDGFAVARHLSNNGLDVKVIYLGDPHSMSDDCRVNFEICQNLSQKRANLELIQFSGTKQLKIFKDRELIIDAILGSGFSGTLKEPISLIVNELNRINAIKVAIDVPTGLNADTGYGDIIFKSDLTITLGEFKKGLFVCKGYENCGEIILCEIGVGRDFFDSEFTNTFLFEPEDAYQFLPKRGKRINKYSAGKVLTIAGSFQYPGAAVLTAGSALYSGTGASVLAIPQSVKKFIHKKITELVVQSYGNDDCKFLTPEYYKALESKIKWADVIAFGPGIGREEQTIEFVQKFIKKKDFKAAVIDADALFALKDILSKADLRKCILTPHLGEFSNLVNLPVEEIEKNIFEIGSEFAKHHKTILVLKGAPTITFIYTGDIIINSSGNNGLAKFGSGDVLTGMIAGFYSQSKNLKEAALLSVYLHGLTADILLNKKTELGIIATDLMKNIPATINFLKRSFEN, from the coding sequence ATGATTCCATTATACTCTAATTCACAAATCCGTGCTCTTGATTCTTTTGCAATTAATCAATTGCAAACTCCCGGAATAGTACTAATGGAAAATGCCGCACTCGGAATTTCCCAAACAATTTTATCTAAGTTTCCTTTAGTTAAATTAGTTGGAATAGTGTGTGGCAAAGGTAATAACGGAGGAGACGGATTTGCTGTTGCAAGGCATTTATCAAATAATGGTTTAGATGTAAAAGTAATTTATCTTGGTGATCCGCATTCGATGAGTGATGATTGCAGAGTCAATTTTGAAATCTGTCAGAATCTTTCTCAAAAAAGAGCTAATCTTGAGTTAATTCAATTCTCCGGTACAAAACAATTAAAAATATTTAAAGACAGAGAACTGATAATTGATGCAATTCTCGGCAGCGGTTTTTCAGGTACATTGAAAGAACCAATCTCTCTTATCGTAAATGAACTAAATAGAATTAATGCAATTAAAGTTGCAATTGATGTTCCTACCGGATTGAATGCAGACACTGGCTATGGTGATATAATCTTCAAATCTGATTTGACAATCACTCTTGGTGAATTTAAGAAAGGATTGTTCGTTTGCAAAGGTTATGAAAATTGTGGAGAAATAATTTTATGTGAAATCGGTGTTGGTCGTGATTTTTTTGATAGTGAGTTTACCAACACATTTTTATTTGAACCTGAAGATGCGTATCAATTTTTACCCAAAAGAGGAAAGAGAATTAATAAATACTCTGCCGGAAAGGTATTAACAATTGCAGGTTCGTTTCAATATCCAGGCGCGGCAGTATTAACTGCTGGTTCAGCGCTTTACTCAGGAACCGGAGCATCAGTTTTAGCAATTCCTCAGTCAGTTAAAAAATTTATTCACAAGAAAATAACTGAGTTAGTAGTTCAATCTTATGGAAACGATGATTGCAAATTTCTTACACCTGAATATTACAAGGCACTGGAATCAAAAATTAAATGGGCTGATGTTATTGCTTTTGGTCCTGGCATTGGAAGGGAAGAGCAAACCATCGAGTTTGTTCAAAAATTTATAAAGAAGAAAGACTTTAAAGCAGCGGTAATAGATGCTGATGCTTTATTCGCATTGAAGGATATTCTATCAAAAGCTGATTTAAGAAAATGTATTTTAACTCCGCATTTAGGTGAATTTTCAAATCTGGTAAATCTTCCTGTTGAAGAAATAGAAAAAAATATTTTTGAAATAGGAAGTGAATTTGCAAAGCATCACAAAACAATTTTAGTATTGAAAGGTGCTCCTACAATAACATTTATTTATACTGGTGATATAATTATCAATTCATCAGGAAATAATGGACTTGCAAAATTCGGAAGTGGTGATGTTCTAACCGGTATGATTGCCGGATTTTATTCACAATCAAAAAATCTGAAAGAAGCCGCTTTACTATCGGTTTACCTGCATGGACTTACTGCAGATATTTTATTAAATAAAAAAACTGAATTAGGAATTATTGCAACAGATTTAATGAAAAATATTCCTGCAACAATAAATTTTCTAAAGAGGTCATTTGAAAACTAA
- a CDS encoding NADH-quinone oxidoreductase subunit N: MYNNIQEFYNTLPLVIVAAGILIATTIEMYSKKSENILSWFSILIFLASGFYSLFTLDARSVVLQNMLATGGYVNIFYFIFTFSAAIICFLSIDYIKKYDAYFGEYYILMQTSVLGMMLMAGAKDLFMIFLGLEVMSVSFYVLAGINRKRLTATESALKYFLLGAFATGFIVYGIALIYGTAQSTSFEVITTKFSELSGNLLFLTGVLLFLIGFSFKIAAFPFHMWVPDVYQGAPSTVAGLFSTAGKAAAFSAIIVSLFVLFTSGAMRIITPYLSVISVLSMFFGSIVAIAQTNIKRMLAYSSISHAGYLIIGLAASNTEGIAGIIFYLAAYSFMNLGAFGIVSIIEGKEEANLELNSYRGLGTRQPLLAALLSLFMFSLAGIPPFAGFFGKYYIFIAAIEAKLTWLAILGVLSSVISVYFYLRLVVLMYFYDSSEQIEIERSNTGLLAVFISAILVVLLGVLPGSLLNLIISYL; the protein is encoded by the coding sequence ATGTACAACAATATTCAGGAATTCTATAATACTCTTCCACTTGTGATTGTAGCTGCCGGAATCCTTATCGCAACTACAATCGAAATGTATTCGAAGAAAAGTGAAAACATACTAAGTTGGTTTTCGATTTTAATATTTCTTGCATCCGGATTTTATTCTCTATTCACACTTGATGCCCGTTCTGTAGTCTTGCAGAATATGCTTGCAACCGGTGGCTATGTAAATATTTTCTATTTCATATTTACATTCAGTGCTGCAATAATCTGCTTCCTTTCAATTGACTATATTAAAAAATATGATGCTTATTTTGGTGAGTACTATATTCTGATGCAAACTTCTGTTCTTGGTATGATGCTTATGGCTGGAGCCAAAGATTTATTTATGATTTTCCTTGGTTTGGAAGTAATGTCGGTTTCATTTTATGTGCTTGCAGGAATTAACAGAAAAAGATTAACCGCGACCGAGTCAGCTCTTAAATATTTTTTACTCGGTGCATTTGCAACAGGATTCATCGTTTACGGAATTGCTTTAATTTATGGTACAGCCCAAAGCACTTCTTTTGAAGTTATAACCACAAAATTTTCCGAGCTTTCCGGAAATCTTCTATTTCTAACCGGAGTTTTATTATTCTTGATTGGTTTCTCATTTAAAATAGCTGCATTCCCATTCCATATGTGGGTACCTGATGTTTATCAAGGCGCTCCATCAACAGTTGCAGGATTATTCTCAACCGCTGGAAAGGCTGCAGCGTTCAGTGCAATTATTGTTTCCTTGTTTGTTTTGTTTACTTCCGGTGCGATGCGAATAATTACTCCGTATCTTTCTGTTATATCTGTTCTCTCAATGTTCTTTGGTAGCATTGTTGCAATTGCTCAGACAAATATTAAAAGAATGCTTGCTTATTCATCAATCTCACACGCGGGATATTTAATAATTGGTTTAGCTGCATCCAATACTGAAGGCATCGCAGGAATTATATTTTATCTTGCAGCATATTCATTTATGAATCTTGGTGCTTTTGGAATAGTTAGTATTATAGAAGGAAAAGAAGAAGCTAATCTTGAATTAAATTCTTATCGTGGTTTAGGTACAAGACAACCATTACTTGCAGCATTACTTTCATTATTTATGTTTTCACTTGCTGGCATTCCACCATTTGCCGGATTCTTTGGAAAGTACTACATCTTTATTGCAGCAATTGAAGCAAAGTTAACCTGGTTAGCAATTCTTGGTGTTCTTTCGAGTGTTATAAGTGTTTATTTCTATCTGCGTTTAGTTGTGCTTATGTATTTCTATGATTCATCAGAGCAGATTGAAATTGAAAGAAGCAACACAGGTCTTTTAGCAGTTTTCATTTCAGCAATATTAGTTGTTTTGTTGGGAGTTTTACCAGGTTCACTTCTGAATCTGATAATTTCTTACCTATAA